The Cucumis melo cultivar AY chromosome 9, USDA_Cmelo_AY_1.0, whole genome shotgun sequence genome includes the window TTTGTTGTTCGGTCACCTTTTTATATTTGCTTGTGATGTAGAGGCTTTCATTTGCCCACATTTTACATGTTCTTAATAGTTTATGGACATGATGAGGTCGCTAAGGGGTTAACATAGTTGAGATGTTCGGTGCGTCTATTGATCCCCAAGTTCTTATGCTCATTGTATAatcctcttgtactttgagcttttgtctcattattaatattaataaaagagaCTCGTATCCTtttcgaaagaaaaaaaactccgCCATTGATATAAATATTGTTGATGATCGATTGGTTATATTTCTTGTTACTAAGTGATGCTGTTCTTTTTTCTGTTCGAAACTGCTCAATTCCCTAATCTTACCTTGCTGCTGATAGCAGTGTTTTAAAAAGCGCTCTGGGGTGTGCACCTAGGCAGAAGGCACAAGTCTAGTGCCTCGCCTTAAAAAGATGAGACTCAAAAAATAAGGTGCGCCTTAGGCGTGTGCTTTTTGTGAAGCCCCCAACGCTCAAAGCCCTGTGCCTTGAGGATTTTTCTGTTTTTCATTATATATAGGAAGTAGTAATAATTAgggttgtttttctttattaactgaaaaaatcaaatttactaAGACTAAATACAAACTTTCTTGTGTTTAGGAGTTTTTCTCCCCACATTTCCATTTCAACTATGCTTTCTCTTCTAAATGTAGTACTTTTATTTATAGTGTGTCTAAAAAAATCCGCTTTTTTCTGCAACCCAAAAGATTATTATGCTTTATTACTCCTTGAGTTTTAAAAAACACTAGCGTGACAAGAAAGTAGAAAAAAGCTTGCTGGACCAAGTAGCCGTTACCTTCAAAAGTGAAATtaagaagagaaattttttaCCTGTATAAGATGAAACCAGGTAagtgaaatgaagaaaggaattttttatttatataggATGAAACCTTTTTATCTTGAATATCGAATTAACAATTATGCTTGTTCAGCGTTCAACGTTCTCTGACCTTCTCTTTTCATGTTTTGGGAAAAGCTGAGGTAGTGAATTTGACATTTCTGTAGGTAGGCACAGGTGGGTTGAATATGCAGAGAAGGGTCGATATAATGCTTCTCAGGTGCCACCCGAATGGCATGGCTGGCTCCACCACATAACTGATCATACAGGAGACGAGGTAATTCCCCTGCACTTAAAATTCTCAACTAGGCTTTGTAAAAATTTGTTTAACAAAATTGGTATATTATTAAACTATTATTTTGTTTGCACGTATCCAAATATACTTATAAAACACCgtctttaataatatatttctgTTTACAAAATTTAGCCAAATTTTATATGGAGAAACCCAATTACAAGGATGAAAATATACGTCGATTTGTCGATATATATCATTATATCACAAATCGAAAAGCTCAACATTGGTATTGAATATCCACATACATCTTTTCCATGTTTTGCAAATGTTCGTAAAACATAAGAATGTCATATTTTTAATCCAATACGAATAGAAATACTAATAACAACATCTAGAGCTTAGTTTGAGAGTAAAAATAACTTGAATATTAATCTAAACAAATTTTCTAAACATTGACTTAAAATATCTGTCGATATTTATTTTAATCCTTGCTGAATTGAGCCTTTTTTTTTGTACATTGaggttaaaattgaaattttggaagATTAAGGTTGAAATTGAGAGTATTTAACTCAATAGTAAAATAGAACCTTTTCACCTTGCCATGTAGTAAGCAATGTGAAAAATGTTTTGCAGCTTCTGATGCTGAAACCGAGCAGATATGGAATTGAACACAAGGAAAACTTTTCTGGGGAAGGTGAAGAATTTATCTACCATTCCAAGGGACATGCTCTTAATCCCGGACAGAGAGATTGGACTCGATACCAATCATGGCAACCAACCAAATCATAAGTAATTTGTCTTTCAACAATCCCTTTGTTCAATTTGGAAATCCTTGGGATATTGGTttgtcttttttcctttcttctgaATAAGCGACTTGTTGTCTATACAAGCTGtgaattatttttcattatgttttACTGCACAACCGATAGAGGAATTTTCAGCATGGTACTGATTTTTCAGGTTTTAACAAATTCATTGTTGTGCTAATCACCTGTCAAATTCTGTTCTTTTGGTGCCATGTAAAATGTTATATCTTGTTGGCAGCTACTATGATAGGATGTTATACCATTTCAGTGTGTTTTAGATGTAATCAGCTTTGGCCTTTGGGCATACCTAAAATGAAAGCCTAACTAATATTTCATGTCTCTAAAGGTTTGAAATCTGCTATCATTATCTCTTATTGATAAACATTGAAacatttatatatttgtaaatattttcgacAGTTTCTCCGTTTAAAACAATTACCAAATCTACTTTATGAAATTGGAAAATtctttttgttggagattgaGGTTAGCAACAAATGAACTTCACCCTTTGGAAAGAAAAACTGGAGTTCTTTGGTGTCGCTCCATTTGTTCATCTGTTGGTTTATTTGGACTGAATGAAACCGTAGTTTTTTCCCTTCTTCAATGTTTCAAAGCCTATTAGAATCTTATTGATGGAACATGATTGAAGTTATAGAACATATATTTTAAACATAGAAAGACAAAAACAACACAAAGCTTACTTGATATAAAATTTAGGATAATCCGACAATgcaaaactattttttattatagttaGGTTATAATAATTCGTGTTAGGGTGTAGATTGTTAgggtgtagattattttaggttataataatatatgtttgtgatttaaactattttaatttaaaaagaaaatagtaaacaaaaataaaataaaatataaaatagtaaaaactaCGATATTTGAAATAGTGTTGACCGTTAGCTAAATTAAGATAACAAAATAGTATTTGCAGTAAGTAAATGTGGTATTATAGTCGTATTGTGCCAGATGTGGTATTATAGTTATAGTATAATCATCGTCCCAAATGcttatatataatgaaattatttgTTAAGACTCAGTTGAGAAACTGATGTAGGATTCAAATTCTGTTTCTTTTCAAATTCATCAAATAAGTGAATGTCCTTTCaccttttaattattttctaataCCTTTTCCTTGATTTCTCTTGAATTTATATTCACCTAATATTCAATTCTTggttacataaaaaaaaaaaaaaaagctccaAAAACACCAAAGTTAGGCTGAAATGACATTCTCAATTTTCAAATGAAATGACGAGACTTTAAAAGCCTCTCTTTTTATCAACCATAAGTTCTAATGCTCCATGTGAATAACCTTTGATAACTGTGACCATTTAGATTTTGAACTTCCCTATGAACAACTTCAACCTATAGTTGAAAAGAATGTTGGACAACACTTATCATGCCACAACTTTGATCCAGACTTGGTCTTTGGCAATgcaattgttattatttttatttatttttcattatcaaTAGACCATAATGAAAAGCAAACAAATAACAACAGACAATTGTTAAAGGTTTCCAGGCTTCAGTTATTACATAGAACTATAATTCTCAACCAAAATTCATTTGAGGAACATTCTGTACTTATACTCCTTTGGATATTCAATGACATTAAAGGTTCCTGggaaaagatggaaaaaaatgCATGCCTTTGCTCAAACTTCTCGATGTTATTTTAGTAACTACATACAATAGTTTACATCGATTTGTACTGGggtatttctttttttacggTTATTTTGAACTTATTTGCTAGCCTCGACTTAGGGGATGCAGTAAAATGGCAAAGGAAGTTCACTCAAATGCCAGCCTCTGTGTGCTAACTAATGAAGCATATCGACCTTTCTGAGCCAGTAGTTCCAAATGAGTTCCCAGCTCTACAATTTTGCCATCAGCACAGAATGCAATTTGATGAGCATTTTGAACCGTACTCAATCGATGTGCGATCACCAATGTTGTTCTTCCCTTCATTAGATGGTTTAGAGCGTCCTGGACCAGTCGCTCACTAACTGCATCTAGTGCACTGGTGGCCTACACACAAAAAAGATGAAAGATGGCATCATGATCCCTGACTAGGATGACTTTGAATTCCTGGGTCGAGTAGGCTACGCAAGAGGTCTCTTCTCTAGTAACACGGCAGGAAGAAGAATGCAGTTGACATAGAGGACGTGATCAATACAAACTTACCTCATCAAGTATAAGAATTGGAGAATTCTTAAGCAAAGCTCTCGCAATTGCAATTCTCTACAATGGTAAGTTAAATGTCagtatctctctct containing:
- the LOC103504642 gene encoding probable NADH dehydrogenase [ubiquinone] 1 alpha subcomplex subunit 12, which codes for MASVVRGILKSIKDKGIGTFWRELKEEGYLKCLADGNLLQTKIHNIGATLVGVDKFGNKYYQRVDEETQYGRHRWVEYAEKGRYNASQVPPEWHGWLHHITDHTGDELLMLKPSRYGIEHKENFSGEGEEFIYHSKGHALNPGQRDWTRYQSWQPTKS